The Musa acuminata AAA Group cultivar baxijiao chromosome BXJ1-3, Cavendish_Baxijiao_AAA, whole genome shotgun sequence genome window below encodes:
- the LOC135617827 gene encoding F-box protein FBW2-like isoform X2 translates to MMPSEALKAVRMADCSEFRAWEELIPDALGLIFRNLPLQEILTVVPRVCKSWYRAVSGPYCWQEIDIEEWSQRCKPEQLDQMLQMLITRSGGSFRRLSVSGLLTESMFTFISENAGSLQRLELPRSEISDSIVERVAPRFSNITFLDVSYCRKISAHALETFGKNCKFLVGLRRRMHPQEVADKVCQDEEAYAIANTMPKLHRLELAYLLLTTRGVLEILSRCRDLEYLDLRGCWDVKLDEKYIKEWHPGLKVLGPHVVDCYERSFWEDCSDYSDSSVYSWDFMDDGVDIYDGGSDDDGIWDDDQGLEGLEVRFYGGGFNDAFAAFEWPPSP, encoded by the exons ATGATGCCAAGTGAAGCCCTGAAGGCTGTGAG GATGGCAGATTGCAGTGAATTCAGAGCCTGGGAGGAGCTGATTCCTGATGCTCTAGGGCTAATCTTCCGCAACCTCCCATTGCAGGAGATTTTGACTGTGGTGCCCAGGGTATGCAAATCTTGGTACAGGGCGGTATCAGGGCCTTACTGCTGGCAAGAGATCGACATCGAGGAATGGAGCCAGCGGTGCAAACCGGAACAGTTGGATCAAATGCTTCAGATGCTTATAACTCGAAGTGGTGGTTCCTTCCGCAGGCTTAGTGTCTCTGGGCTTCTTACTGAATCTATGTTTACCTTCATTTCTGAAAA TGCTGGTTCCCTTCAGAGATTGGAGTTGCCAAGGAGTGAAATAAGTGATTCAATAGTAGAACGAGTTGCACCGAGGTTTTCGAATATCACTTTCTTAGATGTGAGTTACTGCAGAAAGATAAGTGCTCATGCCCTAGAAACTTTTGGAAAGAATTGCAAGTTCCTCGTTGGGCTTCGGCGTAGGATGCATCCACAAGAGGTGGCAGACAAAGTCTGCCAAGACGAAGAGGCCTACGCCATCGCAAATACAATGCCCAAGCTGCATCGACTGGAGTTGGCCTACCTGCTCTTGACTACCAGAGGTGTCCTTGAGATCCTCTCCCGGTGCAGGGATCTTGAGTACTTGGACCTGAGAGGTTGTTGGGATGTCAAGCTTGATGAGAAATACATAAAGGAATGGCATCCTGGATTGAAGGTGTTGGGACCGCACGTCGTGGACTGCTACGAGCGGAGCTTCTGGGAAGATTGCTCAGACTACTCCGATTCTTCTGTATACTCCTGGGATTTCATGGATGACGGAGTCGATATATATGATGGAGGAAGTGATGATGATGGTATTTGGGATGATGATCAAGGACTAGAAGGTTTGGAAGTTCGGTTCTACGGAGGTGGTTTTAATGATGCATTTGCTGCATTTGAATGGCCTCCATCTCCCTGA
- the LOC135617827 gene encoding F-box protein FBW2-like isoform X1 — protein sequence MLGMNPDQTGRSRFPQPRMADCSEFRAWEELIPDALGLIFRNLPLQEILTVVPRVCKSWYRAVSGPYCWQEIDIEEWSQRCKPEQLDQMLQMLITRSGGSFRRLSVSGLLTESMFTFISENAGSLQRLELPRSEISDSIVERVAPRFSNITFLDVSYCRKISAHALETFGKNCKFLVGLRRRMHPQEVADKVCQDEEAYAIANTMPKLHRLELAYLLLTTRGVLEILSRCRDLEYLDLRGCWDVKLDEKYIKEWHPGLKVLGPHVVDCYERSFWEDCSDYSDSSVYSWDFMDDGVDIYDGGSDDDGIWDDDQGLEGLEVRFYGGGFNDAFAAFEWPPSP from the exons ATGTTAGGGATGAATCCGGATCAAACCGGCCGGTCCAGATTTCCTCAGCCCCG GATGGCAGATTGCAGTGAATTCAGAGCCTGGGAGGAGCTGATTCCTGATGCTCTAGGGCTAATCTTCCGCAACCTCCCATTGCAGGAGATTTTGACTGTGGTGCCCAGGGTATGCAAATCTTGGTACAGGGCGGTATCAGGGCCTTACTGCTGGCAAGAGATCGACATCGAGGAATGGAGCCAGCGGTGCAAACCGGAACAGTTGGATCAAATGCTTCAGATGCTTATAACTCGAAGTGGTGGTTCCTTCCGCAGGCTTAGTGTCTCTGGGCTTCTTACTGAATCTATGTTTACCTTCATTTCTGAAAA TGCTGGTTCCCTTCAGAGATTGGAGTTGCCAAGGAGTGAAATAAGTGATTCAATAGTAGAACGAGTTGCACCGAGGTTTTCGAATATCACTTTCTTAGATGTGAGTTACTGCAGAAAGATAAGTGCTCATGCCCTAGAAACTTTTGGAAAGAATTGCAAGTTCCTCGTTGGGCTTCGGCGTAGGATGCATCCACAAGAGGTGGCAGACAAAGTCTGCCAAGACGAAGAGGCCTACGCCATCGCAAATACAATGCCCAAGCTGCATCGACTGGAGTTGGCCTACCTGCTCTTGACTACCAGAGGTGTCCTTGAGATCCTCTCCCGGTGCAGGGATCTTGAGTACTTGGACCTGAGAGGTTGTTGGGATGTCAAGCTTGATGAGAAATACATAAAGGAATGGCATCCTGGATTGAAGGTGTTGGGACCGCACGTCGTGGACTGCTACGAGCGGAGCTTCTGGGAAGATTGCTCAGACTACTCCGATTCTTCTGTATACTCCTGGGATTTCATGGATGACGGAGTCGATATATATGATGGAGGAAGTGATGATGATGGTATTTGGGATGATGATCAAGGACTAGAAGGTTTGGAAGTTCGGTTCTACGGAGGTGGTTTTAATGATGCATTTGCTGCATTTGAATGGCCTCCATCTCCCTGA
- the LOC135617827 gene encoding F-box protein FBW2-like isoform X3: MADCSEFRAWEELIPDALGLIFRNLPLQEILTVVPRVCKSWYRAVSGPYCWQEIDIEEWSQRCKPEQLDQMLQMLITRSGGSFRRLSVSGLLTESMFTFISENAGSLQRLELPRSEISDSIVERVAPRFSNITFLDVSYCRKISAHALETFGKNCKFLVGLRRRMHPQEVADKVCQDEEAYAIANTMPKLHRLELAYLLLTTRGVLEILSRCRDLEYLDLRGCWDVKLDEKYIKEWHPGLKVLGPHVVDCYERSFWEDCSDYSDSSVYSWDFMDDGVDIYDGGSDDDGIWDDDQGLEGLEVRFYGGGFNDAFAAFEWPPSP; the protein is encoded by the exons ATGGCAGATTGCAGTGAATTCAGAGCCTGGGAGGAGCTGATTCCTGATGCTCTAGGGCTAATCTTCCGCAACCTCCCATTGCAGGAGATTTTGACTGTGGTGCCCAGGGTATGCAAATCTTGGTACAGGGCGGTATCAGGGCCTTACTGCTGGCAAGAGATCGACATCGAGGAATGGAGCCAGCGGTGCAAACCGGAACAGTTGGATCAAATGCTTCAGATGCTTATAACTCGAAGTGGTGGTTCCTTCCGCAGGCTTAGTGTCTCTGGGCTTCTTACTGAATCTATGTTTACCTTCATTTCTGAAAA TGCTGGTTCCCTTCAGAGATTGGAGTTGCCAAGGAGTGAAATAAGTGATTCAATAGTAGAACGAGTTGCACCGAGGTTTTCGAATATCACTTTCTTAGATGTGAGTTACTGCAGAAAGATAAGTGCTCATGCCCTAGAAACTTTTGGAAAGAATTGCAAGTTCCTCGTTGGGCTTCGGCGTAGGATGCATCCACAAGAGGTGGCAGACAAAGTCTGCCAAGACGAAGAGGCCTACGCCATCGCAAATACAATGCCCAAGCTGCATCGACTGGAGTTGGCCTACCTGCTCTTGACTACCAGAGGTGTCCTTGAGATCCTCTCCCGGTGCAGGGATCTTGAGTACTTGGACCTGAGAGGTTGTTGGGATGTCAAGCTTGATGAGAAATACATAAAGGAATGGCATCCTGGATTGAAGGTGTTGGGACCGCACGTCGTGGACTGCTACGAGCGGAGCTTCTGGGAAGATTGCTCAGACTACTCCGATTCTTCTGTATACTCCTGGGATTTCATGGATGACGGAGTCGATATATATGATGGAGGAAGTGATGATGATGGTATTTGGGATGATGATCAAGGACTAGAAGGTTTGGAAGTTCGGTTCTACGGAGGTGGTTTTAATGATGCATTTGCTGCATTTGAATGGCCTCCATCTCCCTGA
- the LOC135617846 gene encoding plant cysteine oxidase 4-like, whose product MAAQPMEAEGSKMQRLYDACDMVFSSGRAGLPTPRQLGWLQGILDAMEPADVGIDGSSGDESTSCVAIDGSGDEAVDSGSDGSGDERSRASTTSDETSEGSVSSGRSGGGGSHGLILGHAIKQITYIHIHECEDFSIGVFCFPAGARLPLHDHPRMVVLTKVLYGSIALKSYDWVTTPISNPKRSGLAKVVADDSVLQASSKASVLFPRSGGNIHSLIALTPCAILDVLAPPYSEEQGRPSTYYVDIPIPPLPGFVVVEEIDTPDDLRVAGAPYLGPELLFDLDSC is encoded by the exons ATGGCCGCGCAGCCCATGGAAGCTGAAGGCAGCAAGATGCAGCGGCTGTATGATGCCTGTGACATGGTCTTCTCCTCCGGGAGGGCAGGACTTCCCACTCCGAGGCAGCTCGGATGGCTCCAAGGCATCCTTG ATGCCATGGAACCGGCCGACGTGGGAATCGATGGTTCATCCGGGGATGAGAGCACGAGCTGTGTCGCCATTGATGGATCTGGGGATGAGGCTGTGGATTCTGGCAGCGACGGATCTGGAGATGAAAGATCACGAGCGTCGACGACGTCAGATGAAACATCAGAAGGAAGCGTTTCGAGTGGgagaagcggcggcggcggcagccatGGACTGATCTTGGGGCACGCGATAAAGCAGATAACGTACATACACATCCATGAATGCGAGGACTTCTCG ATAGGAGTGTTCTGCTTCCCAGCTGGTGCAAGGCTGCCTCTGCATGATCATCCAAGGATGGTCGTCCTCACCAAAGTGTTGTATGGTTCCATAGCACTCAAGTCCTATGACTGGGTCACCACCCCAATCTCCAACCCTAAAAGAA GTGGGTTAGCAAAGGTTGTAGCTGATGATTCTGTCCTCCAAGCCTCATCCAAGGCATCAGTTTTGTTCCCAAGGAGTGGTGGCAACATACATTCTCTGATTGCCTTGACTCCTTGTGCCATACTGGATGTCTTGGCTCCACCATACTCGGAGGAGCAAGGAAGGCCATCAACCTACTACGTTGACATCCCCATACCTCCTCTTCCCG GATTTGTGGTGGTGGAGGAGATAGACACGCCCGACGATCTCCGTGTCGCCGGAGCTCCATACCTCGGCCCTGAGCTCCTCTTCGACTTGGATTCCTGCTGA